In Yarrowia lipolytica chromosome 1F, complete sequence, a genomic segment contains:
- a CDS encoding uncharacterized protein (Compare to YALI0F04598g, similar to uniprot|Q6CAF5 Yarrowia lipolytica YALI0D03245g): MQFSTLALVTFAATAMAAPTNSLVAREDLEISGDNAAELVKQYAPVYTLAPGAFAADDSNQSMGFLDFSGYVNFLVGLLQAGGQFIKDGGNALVNLDINKVGAATVNFFQGLMTYFNAFLAAVKQGTKFDKAVYEFLVNSGISDFLSSVANFIVKFSQTFLESPLLQGIIDVLKRVVGWLFGAKQTVQQTLGDKANTTGFDRALVAAQSVQSAAEKKAGGH; this comes from the coding sequence ATGCAGTTCTCCACTCTTGCCCTCGTCACCTTTGCCGCCACCGCCATGGCCGCCCCCACCAACTCTCTGGTTGCTCGAGAGGACCTCGAGATCTCCGGCGACAACGCTGCCGAGCTCGTCAAGCAGTACGCCCCCGTCTACACCCTGGCTCCCGGCGCCTTTGCCGCCGACGATTCCAACCAGAGCATGGGCTTCCTGGACTTCTCCGGCTACGTCAACTTCCTGGTGGGTCTTCTGCAGGCCGGAGGCCAGTTCATCAAGGATGGAGGTAACGCTCTGGTCAACCTGgacatcaacaaggtcGGAGCCGCCACCGTCAACTTCTTCCAGGGTCTCATGACCTACTTCAACGCTTTCCTTGCCGCCGTCAAGCAGGGAACCAAGTTTGACAAGGCCGTCTACGAGTTCCTCGTCAACTCCGGTATCTCCGACTTCCTCAGCAGCGTGGCCAACTTCATCGTCAAGTTCTCCCAGACCTTCCTCGAGTCTCCCCTTCTCCAGGGCATCATTGATGTGCTCAAGAGAGTTGTCGGCTGGCTCTTTGGTGCCAAGCAGACTGTTCAGCAGACTCTTGGCGACAAGGCCAACACCACTGGCTTTGACCGAGCTCTCGTCGCCGCTCAGTCTGTCCAGTCCGCcgctgagaagaaggctggaGGACACTAA
- a CDS encoding uncharacterized protein (Compare to YALI0F04620g, similar to uniprot|Q6CCX8 Yarrowia lipolytica YALI0C05687g) — protein MKLSAVTFIALSAVCLAAPTAPKLVAREDNTLYISGSNATQLAKDYAPVYSLAPNTFAADDVQQPMGFLDFSGYVQFISGLLFTASDFFKAATQAVTDVSINELNTAITNAIMGFLKYLNAFLEATKQGTRFDKAVYAFIINSGFKDFLTNVGMWLVNLSNKILGSPLLQGIVDLLKKLWNWIFGGKQTVQKALGNDADMTGFNRAQLAINSLQSAAEQKIKNGSN, from the coding sequence ATGAAGCTCTCTGCCGTCACTTTCATTGCTCTCTCTGCCGTCTGTCTGGCCGCCCCCACCGCCCCCAAGCTGGTGGCCCGGGAAGACAACACTCTCTACATTTCTGGCTCCAATGCCACCCAGTTGGCCAAGGACTACGCTCCCGTCTACTCGCTGGCGCCTAACACGTTCGCCGCCGACGACGTTCAGCAGCCCATGGGCTTCCTGGACTTTTCTGGCTACGTGCAGTTCATCTCGGGTCTGCTGTTCACCGCCTCGGACTTCTTCAAGGCCGCCACTCAGGCTGTGACCGACGTTTCCAtcaacgagctcaacactgccatcaccaacgccaTCATGGGATTCCTCAAGTACCTTAACGCCTTCCTGGAGGCCACCAAACAGGGCACCCGGTTCGACAAGGCCGTGTACGCCTTCATCATTAACTCGGGATTCAAGGACTTCCTCACCAACGTCGGAATGTGGCTCGTCAACCTCTCCAACAAGATTCTCGGCTCGCCCCTGCTCCAGGGCATCGTCgacctgctcaagaagctgtgGAACTGGATCTTTGGCGGCAAGCAGACTGTGCAGAAGGCTCTGGGCAACGACGCCGACATGACCGGCTTCAACCGAGCCCAACTCGCCATCAACTCGCTCCAGTCCGCCGCCGAgcagaagatcaagaacGGTAGCAACTAG